The Canis lupus dingo isolate Sandy chromosome 26, ASM325472v2, whole genome shotgun sequence genome has a segment encoding these proteins:
- the MZT2B gene encoding mitotic-spindle organizing protein 2B isoform X2: MAAPGAGPGPGAPPGLEAALQKLALRRKKVLSAEEMELYELAQAAGGAIDPDVFKILVDLLKLNVAPLAVFQMLKSMCAGQRLAGEPQDPAAVSLPTSSVPETRGRNKGSAALSGGPALAERSGREGSSQRMPRQPSATRLPKGGGPGKSPTRSST; encoded by the exons ATGGCGGCGCCGGGCGCAGGGCCCGGGCCCGGAGCGCCCCCGGGGCTGGAGGCGGCCCTGCAGAAGCTCGCGCTGCGGCGGAAGAAGGTGCTGAGCGCTGAGGAGATGGAGCTGTACGAGCTGGCGCAGGCGGCGGGCGGCGCCATCGACCCCGACGTGTTCAA GATCCTGGTGGACCTGCTGAAGCTGAACGTGGCGCCCCTCGCCGTCTTCCAGATGCTCAAGTCCATGTGTGCTGGCCAGAGGCTGGCGGGCGAGCCCCAGGACCCCGCGGCCGTGTCTCTGCCCACATCCAGCGTGCCCGAGACCCGAG GGAGAAACAAAGGCAGCGCGGCTCTGAGTGGAGGCCCAGCACTGGCAGAGCGCAGTGGCCGGGAAGGATCCAGCCAAAGGATGCCCCGACAACCCAGTGCTACCAGGCTGCCGAAGGGGGGCGGGCCGGGGAAGAGCCCTACTCGGAGCAGCACCTGA
- the MZT2B gene encoding mitotic-spindle organizing protein 2B isoform X1, with amino-acid sequence MAAPGAGPGPGAPPGLEAALQKLALRRKKVLSAEEMELYELAQAAGGAIDPDVFKILVDLLKLNVAPLAVFQMLKSMCAGQRLAGEPQDPAAVSLPTSSVPETREASFLSAKNRSPPARPSFSSAPRPAASPVLLHGPAATHSPLSPGPPGSLRFSCCLFSPFAGRNKGSAALSGGPALAERSGREGSSQRMPRQPSATRLPKGGGPGKSPTRSST; translated from the exons ATGGCGGCGCCGGGCGCAGGGCCCGGGCCCGGAGCGCCCCCGGGGCTGGAGGCGGCCCTGCAGAAGCTCGCGCTGCGGCGGAAGAAGGTGCTGAGCGCTGAGGAGATGGAGCTGTACGAGCTGGCGCAGGCGGCGGGCGGCGCCATCGACCCCGACGTGTTCAA GATCCTGGTGGACCTGCTGAAGCTGAACGTGGCGCCCCTCGCCGTCTTCCAGATGCTCAAGTCCATGTGTGCTGGCCAGAGGCTGGCGGGCGAGCCCCAGGACCCCGCGGCCGTGTCTCTGCCCACATCCAGCGTGCCCGAGACCCGAG aggcctcctttctctctgccaagAACCGTAGTCCCCCTGCAAGGCCCTCCTTTTCCTCGGCCCCGCGGCCTGCGGCCTCTCCAGTTCTGCTCCACGGCCCAGCTGCCACGCACTCGCCTCTCTCTCCAGGGCCCCCCGGTTCCCTCCGGTTCTCTTGCTGCCTGTTCTCTCCTTTCGCAG GGAGAAACAAAGGCAGCGCGGCTCTGAGTGGAGGCCCAGCACTGGCAGAGCGCAGTGGCCGGGAAGGATCCAGCCAAAGGATGCCCCGACAACCCAGTGCTACCAGGCTGCCGAAGGGGGGCGGGCCGGGGAAGAGCCCTACTCGGAGCAGCACCTGA
- the LOC112677006 gene encoding tubulin alpha-3 chain-like, with the protein MRECISVHVGQAGVQIGNACWELYCLEHGIQPDGQMPSDKTIGGGDDSFNTFFSETGAGKHVPRAVFVDLEPTVVDEVRTGTYRQLFHPEQLITGKEDAANNYARGHYTIGKEIVDLVLDRIRKLADLCTGLQGFLIFHSFGGGTGSGFASLLMERLSVDYGKKSKLEFAIYPAPQVSTAVVEPYNSILTTHTTLEHSDCAFMVDNEAIYDICRRNLDIERPTYTNLNRLIGQIVSSITASLRFDGALNVDLTEFQTNLVPYPRIHFPLATYAPVISAEKAYHEQLSVAEITNACFEPANQMVKCDPRHGKYMACCMLYRGDVVPKDVNAAIATIKTKRTIQFVDWCPTGFKVGINYQPPTVVPGGDLAKVQRAVCMLSNTTAIAEAWARLDHKFDLMYAKRAFVHWYVGEGMEEGEFSEAREDLAALEKDYEEVGVDSVEAEAEEGEEY; encoded by the exons ATG CGCGAGTGCATCTCTGTCCATGTGGGGCAGGCAGGTGTCCAGATCGGCAATGCCTGCTGGGAACTGTACTGCCTTGAACATGGAATTCAGCCTGATGGTCAAATGCCAAGTGACAAAACCATCGGCGGTGGGGATGACTCGTTCAACACGTTCTTCAGCGAGACTGGGGCTGGCAAGCATGTGCCCAGAGCAGTGTTTGTGGACCTGGAACCCACCGTGGTCG ATGAAGTGCGCACGGGGACCTACAGGCAGCTCTTCCACCCAGAGCAGCTGATCACCGGGAAGGAGGATGCAGCCAATAATTACGCCAGAGGCCATTACACCATCGGCAAGGAGATCGTCGACCTGGTCCTGGACCGGATCCGGAAACTG GCGGATCTGTGCACAGGGCTGCAGGGCTTCCTCATCTTCCACAGTTTCGGGGGCGGCACCGGCTCTGGGTTTGCATCTCTGCTCATGGAGCGGCTGTCGGTGGACTACGGCAAGAAGTCCAAGCTGGAATTTGCCATCTACCCGGCTCCCCAGGTGTCCACGGCCGTGGTGGAGCCCTACAACTCCATCCTGACCACCCACACCACCCTGGAGCATTCCGACTGTGCCTTCATGGTGGACAACGAGGCCATCTACGACATATGTCGGCGCAACCTGGATATCGAGCGGCCCACGTACACCAACCTCAATCGTCTGATCGGGCAGATCGTGTCCTCCATCACAGCCTCCCTGCGATTCGATGGGGCCCTGAACGTCGACTTGACGGAATTCCAGACCAACCTGGTCCCGTACCCCCGCATCCACTTCCCCCTGGCCACCTATGCCCCGGTCATCTCAGCCGAGAAGGCCTACCACGAGCAGCTGTCCGTGGCCGAGATCACCAATGCCTGCTTCGAGCCGGCCAACCAGATGGTCAAGTGTGACCCTCGGCACGGCAAGTACATGGCCTGCTGCATGTTGTACAGGGGGGACGTGGTCCCGAAAGATGTCAACGCGGCCATCGCCACCATCAAGACCAAGCGCACCATCCAGTTTGTGGATTGGTGCCCGACTGGATTTAAG GTGGGCATCAACTACCAGCCCCCCACTGTCGTCCCTGGGGGTGACCTGGCCAAGGTGCAGCGGGCCGTGTGCATGCTGAGCAACACTACCGCCATCGCCGAGGCCTGGGCCCGCCTGGACCATAAGTTTGACCTCATGTATGCAAAGCGAGCCTTTGTGCACTGGTATGTGGGGGAAGGCATGGAGGAAGGGGAGTTCTCCGAGGCCCGGGAGGACCTGGCAGCCCTGGAGAAAGATTATGAAGAGGTGGGCGTGGATTCCGTGGAAGCAGAGGCTGAAGAAGGAGAAGAATACTGA
- the SLC7A4 gene encoding cationic amino acid transporter 4 yields MARGLPSTASLARFCQKLNRLKPLEESAMETSLQRCLSTLDLTLLGLGGMVGSGLYVLTGTVAKEMAGPAVLLSFALAAVASLLSGLCYAEFGARLPRTGSAYLFTYVSMGELWAFLIGWNVLLEYLIGGAAVARAWSGYLDSMFGHRIHNFTQAHIGTWQVPLLAHYPDFLAAAIVLLASAFISCGARVSSWLNHTFTVISLLLILFIIILGFVLARPQNWSAEEGGFAPFGFSGIMAGTATCFYAFVGFDVIAASSEEARNPKRAVPIAISVSLGLAAGAYILVSAVLTLMVPWHSLNPNSALADAFYRRGYSWAGFIVAAGSICTMNTVLLSSLFSLPRIVYAMAVDGLFFQVFARVHPRTQVPLAGIAVFGSLMSLLALLLDLEALVQFLSIGTLLAYTFVATSILVLRFQKSPPSSSPSPASPSPRVKEYHSFSDHAQLVGTNQASASEPGQLRPALRPYLGFLGRCSPGAAVAWALSILVASAITLACVLVFGDSVLHLPNWGYILLLLLSSVTFLLSLFILGVHEQQRKDTFQIPMVPLTPALSILLNICLMLKLSYLTWVRVSIWLLIGLAVYFCYGIWHSKQNRQEPPELTTSHYVVFPSTNLEESVQTVQPPTQEPSPTEQPTSP; encoded by the exons ATGGCCAGGGGGCTGCCCAGCACTGCCAGCCTGGCACGCTTCTGCCAGAAGCTGAACCGGCTGAAGCCACTGGAGGAGTCTGCCATGGAGACGTCCCTGCAGCGCTGCCTGTCCACCCTGGACCTGACCCTGTTGGGCCTGGGTGGCATGGTGGGCTCGGGCCTCTACGTGCTCACAGGCACGGTGGCGAAGGAGATGGCCGGCCCCGCGGTGCTCTTGTCCTTCGCTCTGGCCGCCGTGGCCTCCCTGCTGTCAGGCCTGTGCTACGCGGAGTTCGGGGCCCGCTTACCCCGCACGGGCTCGGCCTACCTGTTCACCTACGTGTCCATGGGCGAGCTGTGGGCCTTCCTCATCGGCTGGAATGTGCTGCTCGAGTACCTCATCGGGGGCGCAGCCGTGGCCCGCGCCTGGAGCGGCTACCTGGACTCCATGTTCGGCCACCGCATCCACAACTTCACCCAGGCCCACATCGGGACCTGGCAGGTGCCCCTGCTGGCGCACTACCCCGACTTCCTGGCTGCTGCCATCGTGCTTTTGGCCTCCGCCTTCATCTCCTGCGGGGCCCGGGTCTCCTCCTGGCTCAACCACACCTTCACCGTCATCAGCCTGCTCCTCATCCTCTTCATCATCATCCTGGGCTTCGTCCTGGCCCGCCCGCAGAACTGGAGTGCTGAGGAGGGTGGCTTTGCGCCTTTTGGCTTCTCGGGCATCATGGCTGGCACCGCCACCTGCTTCTACGCCTTCGTGGGCTTCGATGTCATCGCCGCCTCCAGCGAGGAGGCCAGGAACCCGAAGCGAGCCGTGCCGATAGCCATCTCCGTCTCGCTTGGCCTGGCAGCCGGCGCCTACATCCTCGTCTCCGCCGTGCTCACCCTCATGGTGCCGTGGCACAGCCTGAACCCCAACTCCGCGCTCGCCGACGCCTTCTACCGGCGGGGCTACAGCTGGGCGGGCTTCATCGTGGCCGCCGGCTCCATCTGCA CCATGAACACTGTCCTGCTCAGCAGCCTCTTCTCCCTGCCACGCATCGTCTACGCCATGGCCGTCGATGGGCTCTTCTTCCAGGTGTTTGCCCGAGTGCACCCCCGGACACAGGTGCCCTTGGCGGGCATCGCTGTGTTCGGGAGCCTCATGTCTTTACTGGCACTGCTGCTGGACCTCGAGGCACTGGTTCAGTTCCTGTCCATCGGCACACTGCTGGCCTACACTTTCGTGGCCACCAGCATTCTTGTGCTACGCTTCCAGAAGTCCCCTCCATCCAGTTCCCCAAGCCCAGCCAGCCCTAGCCCCAGGGTCAAAGAGTACCACTCTTTCTCAGACCACGCCCAGCTGGTGGGCACTAATCAGGCCTCAGCCTCTGAGCCTGGGCAGCTGCGGCCAGCCCTGAGGCCCTACCTGGGCTTCCTAGGTAGGTGCAGCCCCGGAGCTGCTGTGGCTTGGGCACTCAGCATCCTGGTGGCCTCGGCCATCACCCTGGCTTGTGTACTGGTCTTCGGGGATTCAGTCCTGCATCTCCCAAACTGGGGCTAcatcctgctcctgctgctcagCTCTGTCACATTTCTGCTCAGCCTCTTCATCCTGGGGGTCCACGAGCAACAGCGGAAAGATACATTCCAG ATCCCCATGGTGCCCCTGACTCCAGCCCTGAGCATCCTCCTCAACATCTGCCTCATGCTGAAGCTAAGCTACTTGACTTGGGTGCGTGTCTCCATCTGGCTGCTGATCG GACTCGCCGTGTATTTCTGCTATGGCATCTGGCACAGCAAACAGAACCGGCAGGAGCCACCAGAGCTGACCACCTCACACTACGTGGTGTTCCCCAGCACCAACCTGGAGGAGTCTGTACAGACGGTGCAGccccccacccaggagcccagccccACAGAGCAGCCCACCAGTCCATGA